Proteins found in one Herbiconiux sp. A18JL235 genomic segment:
- a CDS encoding RNA-binding protein, whose translation MLAPALEHLVKGIVDNPAEVRVITKSSPRGEVLEVRVHPDDLGRVIGRSGRTAKALRTLVTALADGRRVRVDVVDTDY comes from the coding sequence TTGCTCGCTCCCGCACTCGAGCACCTCGTCAAGGGGATCGTCGACAACCCCGCCGAGGTGCGGGTCATCACGAAGAGCTCACCACGCGGCGAGGTTCTCGAGGTGCGTGTGCACCCCGACGACCTCGGCCGCGTGATCGGTCGTTCCGGGCGCACCGCCAAGGCGCTGCGCACCCTCGTGACCGCACTTGCCGACGGACGTCGGGTGCGGGTGGACGTGGTGGACACCGATTACTGA